A single region of the Enterobacteriaceae endosymbiont of Donacia cinerea genome encodes:
- a CDS encoding proline--tRNA ligase, which produces MLTTQYLFFTSKNKICDNNINSYFLMLKSGMIRKLSSGIYTWLPTGLRVINNFTKIIRYFMEDIGAIELLLPILHPSKVWETSGRINEYGNELLKILDRKKHNFVLAPTHEEVINYLINNEIKSYKSLPIHLYQIQTKFRDEIRSRLGVIRSKEFLMKDSYSFHINDISLKKTYNIVLRTYKKIFDFMNIKYLIVKADNNIIGGDISHEFHILSKNGENSIVLSKDKKYISNKELREYFFYKKYNLNKKKFLTRRILIFKDCLNYKKLAQNCNLSIKNIIKTIIVQTLDKKNPFIALLIRADYELNLHKIKKINNKITKILSNIEIEQIFKINTNSIGPFNLKIPIIGDYSIINMYNFVIGANIKDKYFINTNWKINLPIPDNIQDIRYIINDDLTSDSNNLIKIKRTIEIAHIFQIGKKYSKIMNTYIYDKNKIKKFIHMGCYGIGISRLIAAIIEQNYDSKGIFWPNQFLAPFLVAIIPINMYKYSMVEKYSFLIYKKFKLLGINVIFDNRNETPGVMFADIDLIGVPHIIIINNNNIINNNVEYKNRKTGFKNIISINLIIDFIFHKIKLNKFSKIFYSKK; this is translated from the coding sequence ATGTTAACTACTCAATACTTATTTTTTACATCTAAAAATAAAATATGTGATAATAATATTAATAGTTATTTTTTAATGCTTAAATCAGGAATGATAAGAAAATTATCTTCAGGAATATATACTTGGTTACCAACTGGTTTAAGAGTAATTAATAATTTTACAAAAATAATACGTTATTTTATGGAAGATATAGGGGCAATAGAATTATTATTACCTATTTTACATCCTAGTAAAGTTTGGGAAACTAGTGGCCGTATAAATGAATACGGTAATGAATTATTAAAAATTTTAGATCGTAAAAAACATAATTTTGTTTTAGCACCTACACATGAGGAAGTTATTAACTATTTAATAAATAATGAAATAAAATCATATAAATCTTTACCTATTCATTTATATCAAATACAAACCAAATTTAGAGATGAAATAAGATCTCGTTTAGGTGTTATACGATCTAAAGAATTTTTAATGAAAGATAGTTATTCTTTTCATATTAATGATATTTCTTTAAAAAAAACTTATAATATTGTGTTAAGAACTTATAAAAAAATATTTGATTTTATGAATATAAAATATTTAATTGTAAAAGCTGATAATAATATTATTGGTGGTGATATTTCTCATGAATTTCATATTTTATCTAAAAATGGAGAAAATTCAATTGTTTTATCTAAAGATAAAAAATATATTTCAAATAAAGAATTAAGAGAATATTTTTTTTATAAAAAATATAATTTAAATAAAAAAAAATTTCTTACAAGAAGAATTCTAATTTTTAAAGATTGTTTAAATTATAAAAAATTAGCTCAAAACTGTAATTTATCAATAAAAAATATTATTAAAACAATTATTGTTCAAACATTAGATAAAAAAAATCCTTTTATCGCTTTATTAATTAGAGCTGATTATGAATTAAATTTGCATAAAATTAAGAAAATTAATAATAAAATAACAAAAATTTTATCAAATATAGAAATAGAACAAATTTTTAAAATAAATACAAATTCGATAGGACCTTTTAATTTAAAAATCCCTATTATAGGAGATTATTCTATAATTAATATGTATAATTTTGTTATAGGAGCTAATATTAAAGATAAATATTTTATTAATACAAATTGGAAAATTAATTTACCTATTCCTGATAATATTCAGGATATTCGTTATATTATTAACGATGATTTAACTTCAGATAGTAATAATTTAATAAAAATTAAACGTACTATAGAAATAGCTCATATTTTTCAAATTGGTAAAAAATATTCAAAAATAATGAATACATATATATATGATAAAAATAAAATTAAAAAATTTATACATATGGGCTGTTATGGGATTGGAATATCAAGACTAATTGCTGCTATAATAGAACAAAATTATGATTCAAAGGGTATTTTTTGGCCAAATCAGTTTTTAGCTCCTTTCTTAGTAGCTATTATTCCAATTAATATGTATAAATATTCTATGGTTGAAAAATATTCTTTTTTAATTTATAAAAAATTTAAATTATTGGGAATAAATGTTATTTTTGATAATCGTAATGAAACTCCTGGAGTTATGTTTGCAGATATAGATTTAATTGGGGTACCACATATAATTATTATTAATAATAATAATATAATTAATAATAACGTTGAATATAAAAATAGAAAAACAGGATTTAAAAATATTATCTCTATAAATTTAATTATTGATTTTATTTTTCATAAAATTAAATTAAATAAATTTTCTAAAATATTTTATTCCAAAAAATAA
- the tilS gene encoding tRNA lysidine(34) synthetase TilS has protein sequence MLIEKKIQLMLQKFKKILIAYSGGIDSTVLLYNLFKLRKRYPLLLRAIYINHNLHYKSNNWMKNCFLQCKKWNILFIHKNINIKEKNNVEQCARKKRYQIFQNIIKKNEVLLTAHHLDDQCENFFLFLKRGSGPKGLSGISKIKIFKKIILFRPLIKISKKKIIDYAIKKKLKWIEDPSNKNIKYDRNFLRHIILPKITHRWPFFKNSIMRSIKNCQEQEELLTDLINPILIKLIQKDKSLFIKPLHNYSISKRNFIIRKWIEYNKYYYMPSRKILLIIWNEIICCKNNNNPQVKIGKYIIRKHKNYLFCIKYFPYLKNIILTWNNFKVPLLLPNKLGKLIILYINLNYKNKSIYIRKPKYNEIIYIKFNISEKYYLNNIKNLININNIWKKLSIPKWKREQIPLLFYNNTLIAELENKLVTKEGKATLLKKDNFFIFWNKIF, from the coding sequence ATGTTAATAGAAAAAAAAATACAATTAATGTTACAAAAATTTAAAAAAATATTAATAGCATATAGTGGGGGAATAGATTCTACTGTGTTATTATATAATTTATTTAAATTAAGGAAAAGATATCCTTTATTATTAAGAGCCATTTATATTAATCATAATTTGCATTATAAATCAAATAATTGGATGAAAAACTGTTTTTTACAATGTAAAAAATGGAATATATTATTTATACATAAAAATATAAATATTAAAGAAAAGAATAATGTAGAACAATGTGCTAGAAAAAAAAGATATCAAATTTTTCAAAATATTATTAAAAAAAATGAAGTATTATTAACCGCTCATCATTTAGATGATCAATGTGAAAATTTTTTTTTATTTTTAAAAAGAGGTAGTGGACCAAAAGGTTTATCTGGAATATCTAAAATCAAAATTTTTAAGAAAATTATATTATTTCGTCCATTAATTAAAATAAGTAAAAAAAAAATAATTGATTATGCTATAAAGAAAAAATTAAAATGGATAGAAGATCCTAGTAATAAAAACATAAAATATGATCGTAATTTTTTACGTCATATTATTTTACCAAAAATAACTCATAGATGGCCTTTTTTTAAAAATTCAATTATGAGATCAATTAAAAACTGCCAAGAACAAGAAGAATTACTAACAGATTTAATAAATCCAATATTAATAAAATTAATACAAAAAGACAAGAGTTTATTTATTAAACCTTTACATAATTATAGTATTTCAAAAAGAAATTTTATTATTAGAAAATGGATAGAATATAATAAATATTATTATATGCCTTCTAGAAAAATATTACTCATTATTTGGAATGAAATTATATGCTGTAAAAATAATAACAATCCTCAAGTTAAAATAGGAAAATATATTATTCGAAAACATAAAAATTATTTATTTTGTATAAAATATTTTCCTTATTTAAAAAATATTATTTTAACTTGGAATAATTTTAAAGTTCCTCTTTTATTACCTAATAAATTAGGAAAATTAATAATATTATATATAAATTTAAATTATAAAAATAAATCGATATATATTAGAAAACCTAAGTATAATGAAATTATATATATAAAATTTAATATTTCAGAAAAATATTATTTAAATAATATTAAAAATTTAATAAATATTAATAATATATGGAAAAAATTATCTATTCCTAAATGGAAAAGAGAACAAATCCCATTACTATTTTATAACAATACATTAATTGCTGAACTAGAAAACAAATTAGTTACTAAAGAAGGTAAAGCAACCTTGTTAAAAAAAGATAATTTTTTTATTTTTTGGAATAAAATATTTTAG